AAATCATATTTGCTTCGCATGTGAATATGGTTTGTGTAATCTTGGCACAAGCCTAAGCTTACAGAAATTGATTGACTGCACAGCAGATGCATTAATAACCAAATTGTTtataaaggaaacaaaaacatcaCAGGAAGAGATTTTCAAAGTTGACAATGTTGTTATAAGCAATCATTAAGTACTGTTACCATCATTGGTTGCCCTGCTGCTGCAATAATGATGTCAGCTTCACGAATGATGCTTTCTTGATCATTAGAACGTGAATGGACCACAGTAACAGTGGCATCTGCTTTCAGAAGAAGCAAGGAAACTGGTAATCCAACTATGTTACTGCGACCTACAACTACAGCCCTTTTTCCCTTTATACTTATACCACTTCGATGTAGAAGTTCAAGACAACCCTGTTGGGAGAGGAAAGAAAGTTCTGCTTAGAAAACACAGGATTATAAGAATCAGCCCGATTGGCAAACACATTCTCGTATAAGGATTGAGTTTTACGCATAGCATAATGCATAAACATTGGATATAACATATTGAAAGCAGTTCAAAACCAAATATAATATTACCTTGGGGGTGCAGGGTTGGAAAAGCGGTTCTCTGTCTTTCATTGCAAGTTTGCCGATGTTCAGAGGATGAAAGCCATCTACATCCTTTGCAAGACTAATTTCACTTAAAACTTTCTCTTCGTTTATATGCTTTGGCAGTGGCAGCTGAACCAATATTCCTGCCAATATAACAACAGATTGCTCAAAAAGTGGCGTCGTAACAAAAAGATGCAATAACCAGCTTCAATAAAACCTCTGCGACGTTTCAAaagtttttcaaaacaataaatacttGAAGATTAAACCAACCATGCACATCAGGATTTGCGTTTAACTCATGAACCTTGGAAACGAGTTCATCTTCAGATATTTGCTCCGGAAGGTCCATGTCAAAGGACTGAATCCCAACTTCAGCACACGCTTTTCTTTTCATACCCACATAGCTTTGAGAATCCTTCCTATTGCCCACAATTACTACAGCTAACCCAGGAACCTAACcacatcaaaacataaaattattgaacTCTTAACATCATAAACAGAAAAGCAGACAAAACCCAAAACAGGAACTAGTCTTAGCAACATTTTTACAGCTAGAAATGCAAAGAAAGTAGAAAATACGTGTCAATTCATTCAGATTtctgttttaattaaattt
This is a stretch of genomic DNA from Populus alba chromosome 11, ASM523922v2, whole genome shotgun sequence. It encodes these proteins:
- the LOC118035056 gene encoding bifunctional protein FolD 2, with amino-acid sequence MASQSEHKATVIDGKLIAQTIRSEIAEEVRQLSEKYGKVPGLAVVIVGNRKDSQSYVGMKRKACAEVGIQSFDMDLPEQISEDELVSKVHELNANPDVHGILVQLPLPKHINEEKVLSEISLAKDVDGFHPLNIGKLAMKDREPLFQPCTPKGCLELLHRSGISIKGKRAVVVGRSNIVGLPVSLLLLKADATVTVVHSRSNDQESIIREADIIIAAAGQPMMIKGSWIKPGAAVIDVGTNAVDDPSRKSGYRLVGDVDFKEACKIAGCITPVPGGVGPMTVAMLLKNTLEGAKRVIVQ